The following are from one region of the Variovorax sp. V213 genome:
- a CDS encoding TRAP transporter substrate-binding protein gives MKNFMFCLSAVVFAGAASAQTKWDLPTGYGANSFQTQNVQQFANEVDQLTGGKLKITLHPGGSLYKANEIKRAVQSGQVQAAEFILSSAANENPLFGADSIPFLATSYPAARRLYEAAKPAQDKLLASQGMKLLFSVPWPGQSLYSIKPVNTPADLVGTKMRAYNPATGRIAQLLKAQPVTIQLAELGQALATGGVQNFLTSSASGVESKLYEQVKYFYPVSAWLPRNATVVNQKAFDALDKPVQEAVLKAAAAAEARGWATSEKVDGEYIKELAAKGMTIAAPSDSVKAALTAIGETMTAEWLKTAGAEGQAVIDAYRKP, from the coding sequence ATGAAAAACTTCATGTTCTGCCTCTCCGCCGTTGTCTTCGCCGGCGCCGCCTCGGCCCAGACCAAATGGGATCTACCCACCGGCTACGGGGCCAACAGTTTCCAGACCCAGAACGTGCAGCAGTTCGCCAACGAGGTGGACCAGCTCACGGGCGGCAAGCTCAAGATCACGCTGCATCCGGGAGGGTCGCTCTACAAGGCCAACGAGATCAAGCGCGCGGTGCAGAGCGGCCAGGTTCAGGCGGCCGAGTTCATCCTTTCGAGCGCGGCGAACGAGAACCCGCTGTTCGGTGCCGATTCCATTCCCTTCCTGGCGACCAGCTACCCCGCGGCCAGGCGGCTGTACGAGGCCGCCAAACCGGCACAAGACAAGCTGCTGGCCTCGCAGGGCATGAAGCTGCTGTTCTCCGTGCCGTGGCCGGGCCAGTCGCTGTATTCCATCAAGCCTGTCAACACGCCGGCCGATCTGGTGGGCACCAAGATGCGCGCCTACAACCCGGCCACGGGTCGCATTGCGCAGTTGCTCAAGGCGCAGCCGGTAACCATCCAGTTGGCCGAACTGGGCCAGGCCCTGGCGACCGGCGGCGTGCAGAACTTTCTCACCTCCAGCGCCAGCGGCGTGGAGAGCAAGCTGTACGAGCAGGTGAAGTATTTCTACCCGGTCAGCGCCTGGCTACCGCGCAACGCGACGGTGGTGAACCAGAAGGCGTTCGACGCGCTCGACAAGCCCGTGCAGGAGGCGGTGCTGAAAGCCGCCGCTGCCGCCGAAGCCCGCGGCTGGGCCACCAGCGAGAAGGTGGACGGCGAGTACATCAAGGAACTCGCTGCCAAGGGCATGACGATTGCCGCACCGTCGGACAGCGTCAAGGCCGCGCTGACCGCCATCGGCGAAACCATGACCGCCGAATGGCTCAAGACCGCCGGCGCCGAAGGCCAGGCCGTGATCGACGCTTACCGCAAGCCGTAA
- a CDS encoding TRAP transporter small permease, whose amino-acid sequence MDKLVLNFYKLLMALACVAMLAAFAAVLLGVVAREAHWDIPGLDAYAGYAIAAALFLALPATLKHGDHIRVTLLLDRMPAKLRSALEWWCLASAFLLAVYIAWYAGRLVWVSYATHDISPSADASPLWIPQISMALGCIGFALSFGHALLERWRGGSFIKATDETAHVE is encoded by the coding sequence GTGGACAAGCTCGTTCTCAATTTTTACAAACTGCTGATGGCACTGGCCTGCGTGGCCATGCTGGCCGCCTTCGCCGCCGTGCTGCTCGGCGTGGTGGCCCGCGAAGCGCATTGGGACATCCCGGGCCTGGACGCCTATGCGGGCTATGCCATCGCCGCCGCCTTGTTCCTTGCGCTGCCAGCCACGCTCAAGCATGGCGACCACATCCGCGTGACGCTGTTGCTGGACCGCATGCCCGCCAAGCTGCGCAGCGCCCTCGAGTGGTGGTGCCTGGCCTCGGCCTTCCTGCTGGCTGTGTACATCGCCTGGTATGCGGGCCGGCTGGTCTGGGTCTCCTACGCGACCCATGACATTTCGCCGTCAGCCGATGCCTCGCCACTGTGGATTCCCCAGATCAGCATGGCGCTGGGTTGCATCGGTTTTGCCCTGTCGTTCGGCCATGCGCTGCTGGAACGCTGGCGCGGCGGGAGCTTCATCAAGGCCACCGACGAAACGGCCCACGTCGAATAA
- a CDS encoding TRAP transporter large permease: protein MDLVIAFALIVLLFAVLGSGLWIGLSLLAVAVIAMEVFTQRPVGDSMMLTIWGSTSSWTLTALPLFLWMGEILFRSKLSDDMFKGLAPWLDRLPGRLLHTNVVGCTIFAAISGSSAATCATIGKITLPELKKRGYPDDISVGTLAGAGTLGLLIPPSIIMIVYGVAANVSIAKLFLAGVIPGLLLAALFMGYIIVWALFNKDKVPAADAAMSFREKLYASRHLIPVVSLIALVLGGIYSGIATATEAAALGVGGALILAKIEGSLDWARFKDGLIAACRVYCMIGLILAGAAFLTLAMGFIGLPRHLAEFIGALHLAPFNLMLLLIVFFIILGCFLDGISMVVLTIAVLLPTVEAAGFDLIWFGIFIVLVVEMAQITPPVGFNLFVLQGMTKREVTWIARTAMPLFFLMIAAVIATYFFPDVVLWLPRRMQG from the coding sequence ATGGACCTCGTTATTGCATTCGCCCTGATCGTGCTGCTGTTCGCGGTGCTGGGCTCGGGCCTGTGGATCGGCCTGTCGCTGCTGGCCGTGGCGGTGATCGCCATGGAGGTGTTCACCCAGCGGCCGGTCGGCGACAGCATGATGCTCACCATCTGGGGCTCCACCTCCAGCTGGACGCTCACCGCCTTGCCGCTGTTCCTGTGGATGGGCGAGATCCTGTTCCGCAGCAAGCTCTCGGACGACATGTTCAAGGGCCTGGCACCCTGGCTGGACCGCCTGCCGGGCCGGCTGCTGCACACCAACGTGGTCGGCTGCACCATCTTCGCGGCGATCTCTGGCTCCAGCGCGGCCACCTGCGCCACCATCGGCAAGATCACGCTGCCCGAACTCAAGAAGCGCGGCTACCCCGATGACATTTCGGTCGGCACGCTGGCCGGTGCGGGCACGCTGGGCCTGCTGATTCCACCGTCCATCATCATGATCGTCTATGGCGTGGCGGCCAACGTGTCGATCGCCAAGCTGTTCCTGGCCGGTGTCATTCCCGGCCTGCTGCTGGCCGCGCTGTTCATGGGCTACATCATCGTGTGGGCGCTGTTCAACAAGGACAAGGTTCCCGCCGCTGACGCGGCAATGAGCTTCCGCGAGAAGCTGTATGCCTCGCGCCACCTGATTCCCGTGGTGTCGCTGATCGCGCTGGTGCTTGGCGGCATCTACAGCGGGATTGCCACCGCCACGGAAGCCGCCGCGCTCGGGGTGGGCGGCGCGTTGATCCTGGCAAAAATCGAAGGGTCTCTCGACTGGGCACGCTTCAAGGACGGACTGATTGCCGCCTGCCGCGTCTACTGCATGATCGGCCTGATCCTCGCGGGCGCGGCCTTCCTCACGCTGGCCATGGGCTTCATCGGCCTGCCGCGGCATCTGGCGGAATTCATCGGCGCGCTGCACCTGGCGCCGTTCAACCTGATGTTGCTGCTGATCGTTTTCTTCATCATCCTGGGCTGCTTCCTCGACGGCATCTCCATGGTGGTGCTGACGATCGCGGTGCTGCTGCCCACGGTGGAGGCTGCCGGCTTCGACCTGATCTGGTTCGGCATCTTCATCGTGCTGGTGGTGGAAATGGCGCAGATCACGCCACCCGTGGGCTTCAACCTGTTCGTGTTGCAGGGCATGACCAAGCGCGAGGTGACCTGGATTGCACGCACCGCCATGCCGCTGTTCTTCCTGATGATCGCAGCCGTGATCGCAACCTACTTTTTCCCGGATGTGGTTCTGTGGTTGCCGCGCCGGATGCAGGGCTGA
- a CDS encoding TRAP transporter substrate-binding protein, which translates to MKLLLIAAFFAATVTHAQTRWQLATGYRAESFHTQNIVWFTGEVERTTAGALRIEVRPNNTLFKLGDIGQAVQTAQVQAGETIMSNLVEAIPIAGADAIPFVVGSYADAKRLWDLQRPLIDKHFAARGLKALYAVPWPPQGLYTVAPIRSAADFKGMRMRTYNQATVRIAEMLGATPVDVPMVDVKKALASGQLDSMITSAVTGVENQVWSQFRHYHEINAWFPKNIVFVNLQAFDALQPAVRQAVLNAAGEAELRGWAMSQDEAAGSTRKLKAEGMQVDRIAAGFEAELKRLGERFSREWVRSVGNEANHIFVPYYFQR; encoded by the coding sequence ATGAAACTGCTATTGATTGCTGCCTTTTTCGCAGCGACGGTGACGCACGCCCAGACGCGCTGGCAACTGGCCACCGGCTACCGCGCCGAGTCTTTCCACACGCAGAACATCGTGTGGTTCACAGGAGAGGTGGAGCGGACCACGGCGGGTGCGCTGCGCATCGAGGTGCGGCCGAACAACACGCTGTTCAAGCTGGGCGACATCGGCCAGGCGGTGCAGACAGCCCAGGTGCAGGCGGGCGAGACCATCATGAGCAACCTGGTCGAGGCGATTCCGATCGCGGGGGCCGACGCCATTCCCTTCGTGGTGGGCAGCTATGCCGATGCGAAGCGCCTGTGGGACCTGCAGCGCCCGCTGATCGACAAGCACTTTGCAGCGCGGGGACTGAAGGCGCTGTATGCCGTGCCCTGGCCGCCGCAGGGGTTGTACACAGTCGCGCCGATCCGATCGGCGGCCGACTTCAAGGGTATGCGCATGCGCACCTACAACCAGGCCACCGTGCGCATCGCCGAGATGCTGGGCGCAACGCCCGTGGATGTGCCGATGGTGGATGTCAAGAAGGCATTGGCGAGCGGCCAGCTGGACAGCATGATCACCTCGGCCGTGACCGGTGTGGAGAACCAGGTCTGGAGCCAGTTCCGGCATTACCACGAGATCAACGCCTGGTTTCCGAAGAACATCGTGTTCGTCAACCTGCAGGCGTTCGATGCACTGCAGCCCGCCGTCAGGCAGGCGGTGCTGAACGCCGCCGGCGAAGCCGAGCTGCGTGGCTGGGCCATGAGCCAGGACGAGGCCGCCGGCTCCACCCGCAAGCTCAAGGCCGAGGGCATGCAGGTCGATCGCATCGCGGCCGGCTTTGAAGCCGAGCTCAAGCGACTGGGCGAGCGGTTCTCCCGCGAATGGGTGCGTTCGGTCGGGAATGAAGCCAACCACATCTTCGTGCCGTATTACTTCCAACGCTAG
- a CDS encoding hydantoinase B/oxoprolinase family protein, which produces MQDNISPPRWQFWIDRGGTFTDLVGRDPEGGLHTLKLLSENPEQYKDAAVEGIRRLLKLEPGEPVTPERVECVKMGTTVATNALLERKGEPTVLVTTAGFRDALRIATQARPRLFDRRIVLPELLYERVIEAGERMDAQGSVVQPLDEGALRAALQEAFDAGLRACAIVFMHGWRYTAHELAAERIARAIGFTQVSVSHKTSPLMKLVPRGDTTVVDAYLSPILRRYVEQVSRQMPGVPLFFMQSSGGLTQADRFQGKDAILSGPAGGIVGMVRTALDAGHPRVIGFDMGGTSTDVSHYAGEFERSFETQVAGVRMRAPMMSIHTVAAGGGSVIAFDGARLRVGPESAGANPGPASYRRGGPLTTTDANVLLGKIQPSHFPHVFGPNADEPLDLAAARSGFDAMARRMSEATGRSVSAEEVASGALRIAVASMANAIKRISVARGYDVTQYTLQCFGGAGGQHACLVADALGMGSIYLHPLAGVLSAFGMGLADQLAMRELALERRLDTEGLAAARDAAGALAAQAKGELREQGVAGAAIAVVHRVQLRYEGTDTALACALPMAGTVNEAIAAMRDEFETGYRRRFAFLMAERALVIEAVTVEAVGAGERGAPPAAQAGIAPGSPEPLAAARMYCEADEKAAGWRDAALFDEAALTPGATIDGPAILAGRNATTVIEPGWQARATAAGIEMHRVRPRVATQAMGTSADPVMLEVFNNLFMNIAEQMGLRLQNTAYSVNIKERLDFSCALFDVEGNLIANAPHMPVHLGSMSESIKTVIDGNPGMEPGDVFVLNDPYHGGTHLPDITVVTPVYLQAGDARPSFYVASRGHHADVGGVTPGSMPPFSATIGDEGVLIDNFKLVEGGRLREAELRALLGSGAHPSRNIEQNLADLRAQIAANEKGVQELQAMVAQFGRETVAAYMGHVQDNAEESVRRVITALKDGEFTLPLDNGAQIRVRVTVDAVARSATVDFTGTSAQLANNFNAPRAITMAAVLYVFRTLVDDDIPLNAGCLKPIRVIVPNGCMLNPLPPAAVVAGNVETSSCVTNALYGALGVMAASQCTMNNFTFGDGEHQYYETISGGSGAGPDFDGTSVVQTHMTNSRLTDPEVLEFRYPVRLDSYRLRTGSGGAGRWRGGDGGVRRVRFLAPMTASILSNGRRHGAFGGAGGEAGAVGINRVERADGTVERLDHIGQVQMHPGDVFVIETPGGGGWGEVGR; this is translated from the coding sequence ATGCAAGACAACATCTCCCCTCCGCGCTGGCAGTTCTGGATCGACCGCGGAGGCACGTTCACCGACCTGGTCGGCCGCGACCCCGAGGGCGGGCTGCACACGCTCAAGCTGCTGTCCGAGAATCCCGAGCAATACAAGGACGCCGCCGTCGAAGGCATCCGCCGCCTGCTGAAGCTCGAGCCAGGCGAGCCCGTCACTCCCGAGCGCGTCGAGTGCGTGAAGATGGGCACCACGGTGGCCACCAACGCGCTGCTGGAGCGCAAGGGCGAACCCACGGTGCTGGTCACCACGGCGGGCTTTCGCGATGCGCTGCGCATCGCCACGCAGGCGCGGCCGCGCTTGTTCGATCGGCGCATCGTGCTGCCCGAACTGCTCTACGAGCGCGTGATCGAGGCCGGCGAGCGGATGGACGCGCAGGGCAGCGTCGTGCAGCCGCTGGACGAGGGCGCCTTGCGCGCCGCGCTGCAAGAGGCTTTCGATGCCGGCCTGCGCGCCTGCGCCATCGTTTTCATGCACGGCTGGCGCTACACCGCGCACGAGCTCGCGGCCGAGCGTATCGCACGCGCCATCGGGTTCACGCAGGTGTCGGTGTCGCACAAGACCAGCCCGCTCATGAAGCTGGTGCCGCGCGGCGACACCACGGTGGTCGACGCCTACCTGAGCCCGATCCTGCGGCGCTACGTGGAGCAGGTGTCGCGGCAGATGCCGGGCGTGCCGCTGTTCTTCATGCAGAGTTCGGGCGGGCTCACGCAGGCCGACCGCTTCCAGGGCAAGGATGCGATTCTTTCCGGGCCGGCGGGCGGCATCGTCGGCATGGTGCGCACCGCGCTCGACGCGGGCCACCCGCGCGTGATCGGCTTCGACATGGGTGGCACCTCCACCGACGTGTCGCACTATGCCGGCGAGTTCGAGCGCTCCTTTGAAACCCAGGTAGCCGGCGTGCGCATGCGCGCGCCGATGATGAGCATCCACACGGTGGCGGCGGGCGGCGGCTCGGTCATCGCGTTCGACGGCGCGCGGCTGCGCGTGGGGCCCGAATCGGCTGGCGCCAACCCGGGGCCGGCCAGCTACCGGCGCGGCGGTCCGCTCACCACCACCGATGCGAACGTGCTGCTCGGCAAGATCCAGCCTTCGCACTTTCCGCATGTGTTCGGGCCGAACGCCGATGAGCCGCTCGACCTGGCGGCTGCACGCAGCGGCTTCGATGCCATGGCGCGCCGCATGTCGGAAGCGACGGGCCGCTCCGTGAGCGCGGAAGAAGTGGCGAGCGGTGCGCTGCGCATCGCAGTCGCCAGCATGGCCAACGCCATCAAGCGCATTTCGGTGGCGCGCGGCTACGACGTCACGCAGTACACGCTGCAGTGCTTCGGCGGCGCGGGCGGCCAGCACGCTTGCCTGGTGGCCGATGCGCTGGGCATGGGCAGCATCTACCTGCATCCGCTGGCGGGCGTGCTCTCGGCCTTCGGCATGGGGCTGGCCGACCAGCTGGCGATGCGCGAACTGGCGCTGGAGCGCAGGCTCGATACTGAAGGGCTGGCCGCGGCGCGCGATGCTGCGGGCGCCCTCGCCGCGCAGGCAAAGGGCGAGTTGCGCGAGCAGGGCGTGGCGGGTGCGGCCATCGCCGTGGTGCACCGCGTGCAGCTTCGCTACGAAGGCACCGACACTGCGCTGGCCTGCGCGCTGCCCATGGCGGGCACGGTCAACGAGGCCATCGCCGCGATGCGCGACGAATTCGAAACCGGCTACCGACGCCGTTTCGCCTTCCTGATGGCCGAGCGCGCACTCGTGATCGAGGCGGTGACGGTCGAAGCCGTGGGGGCCGGCGAGCGTGGCGCGCCACCGGCCGCGCAGGCCGGCATTGCCCCCGGTTCACCCGAGCCGCTGGCGGCCGCGCGGATGTATTGCGAGGCCGACGAAAAAGCCGCCGGCTGGCGCGACGCCGCGCTGTTCGACGAGGCGGCCCTCACGCCCGGTGCAACCATCGACGGCCCCGCCATCCTCGCAGGCCGCAATGCCACCACGGTGATCGAGCCCGGATGGCAGGCACGCGCCACCGCGGCCGGCATCGAGATGCATCGGGTGCGCCCGCGCGTGGCCACGCAGGCGATGGGCACCAGCGCCGACCCGGTGATGCTCGAGGTGTTCAACAACCTCTTCATGAACATCGCCGAGCAGATGGGCCTGCGGCTGCAGAACACGGCCTACTCGGTCAACATCAAGGAGCGGCTCGACTTTTCTTGCGCGCTGTTCGACGTAGAGGGCAACCTGATCGCCAACGCGCCGCACATGCCGGTGCACCTGGGCTCGATGAGCGAATCGATCAAGACCGTGATCGACGGCAACCCCGGCATGGAGCCCGGCGACGTCTTCGTGCTGAACGACCCCTACCACGGCGGCACGCACCTGCCCGACATCACGGTGGTGACGCCGGTATACCTGCAAGCGGGCGATGCGCGGCCTTCGTTCTATGTGGCTTCGCGTGGCCACCACGCCGACGTGGGCGGCGTCACGCCGGGCTCGATGCCGCCGTTCTCGGCCACCATCGGCGATGAAGGCGTGCTGATCGACAACTTCAAGCTGGTGGAGGGAGGCCGCCTGCGCGAGGCCGAGCTGCGCGCGCTGCTCGGGAGCGGCGCGCATCCGTCGCGCAACATCGAGCAGAACCTGGCCGACCTGCGCGCGCAGATCGCCGCCAACGAGAAAGGCGTGCAGGAGCTCCAGGCCATGGTGGCGCAGTTCGGCCGCGAGACCGTGGCCGCCTACATGGGCCACGTGCAGGACAACGCCGAGGAGTCGGTGCGCCGCGTCATCACGGCGCTGAAGGATGGCGAATTCACGCTGCCGCTGGACAACGGTGCGCAGATTCGCGTTCGGGTCACGGTCGATGCGGTCGCGCGCTCGGCCACGGTGGATTTCACCGGCACCAGCGCGCAACTGGCCAACAACTTCAATGCGCCGCGCGCCATCACCATGGCGGCCGTGCTGTACGTGTTCCGCACGCTGGTGGACGACGACATTCCGCTCAACGCGGGCTGCCTGAAGCCCATCCGGGTGATCGTGCCGAACGGCTGCATGCTCAATCCGCTGCCACCGGCCGCGGTGGTGGCGGGCAACGTCGAGACTTCGAGCTGCGTGACCAATGCGCTCTATGGCGCGCTGGGCGTCATGGCCGCGAGCCAGTGCACCATGAACAACTTCACCTTCGGCGACGGCGAGCACCAGTACTACGAGACCATCTCGGGCGGCTCGGGCGCTGGCCCGGACTTCGACGGCACGAGCGTGGTGCAGACCCACATGACCAATTCGCGCCTGACCGATCCCGAGGTGCTCGAGTTCCGCTACCCCGTGCGGCTCGACAGCTACCGCCTGCGCACCGGCTCGGGCGGGGCAGGGCGCTGGCGCGGCGGCGACGGCGGCGTACGGCGCGTGCGCTTCCTGGCGCCGATGACGGCGTCCATCCTCAGCAACGGCCGGCGCCATGGCGCCTTCGGCGGAGCAGGCGGCGAGGCCGGCGCGGTGGGCATCAACCGCGTCGAGCGGGCCGACGGCACCGTCGAGAGGCTCGACCACATCGGACAGGTGCAGATGCACCCGGGCGACGTGTTCGTGATCGAGACGCCCGGCGGCGGCGGGTGGGGCGAAGTCGGGCGCTGA
- a CDS encoding electron transfer flavoprotein-ubiquinone oxidoreductase, producing MTHDEILAQFGPRESMEYDVVVVGGGPAGLSTAIRLKQLAAHHEKEISVVVLEKGSEPGAHILSGAIMDPRALNELLPDWKEQGAPLNQPVTDDAMVFLGEKSGLRTPNAFLPACFQNHGNYIISLSDFTKWLAQQAESLGVEIFPGFPAAEVLYNENGSVRGVATGNLGVGKDGEPTENFQLGMELLGKYTVFAEGARGHLGRQLIARFKLDEGKDPQTYGLGVKEVWEIDPKRHQPGFVLHTAGWPMKSDTYGGAFLYHMEDNKISMGFITGLDYSNPYLSPFEEMQRWKLHPNIRWYLEGDEAKGIKPAKRIGYGARAITAGGLMSLPKTVFPGGALVGCEAGYLNVSRIKGSHAAIKTGMLAAEAAYDAVQAGRQHDELTAYPAAFEKSWLYTELNKARNFKAWFKKGLGIATFMNGVEQWLLKGHIPWTLRRHKPDHLYLKPAAECKPIAYPKPDGKLTFDRLSSVFISNTNHEEQQPAHLTLKDASVPVNINLSKFAGPESRYCPAGVYEFVGTEDGKQRLQINAQNCVHCKTCDIKDPTQNIVWVTPEGGGGPNYVGM from the coding sequence ATGACCCACGACGAAATCCTCGCCCAGTTCGGCCCCCGCGAATCCATGGAATATGACGTGGTCGTCGTCGGCGGCGGTCCGGCCGGCCTCTCGACCGCCATCCGGCTCAAGCAGCTGGCCGCCCACCACGAAAAGGAAATCTCGGTCGTGGTGCTCGAAAAAGGCTCCGAGCCCGGCGCGCACATTCTCTCGGGCGCCATCATGGACCCGCGCGCCCTCAACGAGCTGCTGCCCGACTGGAAGGAACAGGGCGCCCCGCTGAACCAGCCCGTGACCGACGACGCCATGGTGTTCCTCGGCGAAAAGTCGGGCCTGCGCACGCCCAACGCCTTCCTGCCGGCCTGCTTCCAGAACCACGGCAACTACATCATCAGCCTGAGCGACTTCACCAAGTGGCTGGCACAGCAGGCCGAGAGCCTGGGCGTGGAGATCTTCCCCGGCTTCCCGGCGGCCGAAGTGCTCTACAACGAGAACGGCTCGGTGCGCGGCGTCGCCACCGGCAACCTGGGCGTGGGCAAGGACGGCGAACCCACCGAGAACTTCCAGCTCGGCATGGAGCTCCTGGGCAAGTACACCGTGTTTGCCGAAGGCGCGCGCGGCCACCTGGGCCGCCAGCTCATCGCCAGGTTCAAGCTCGACGAAGGCAAGGACCCGCAGACCTACGGCCTCGGCGTGAAGGAAGTGTGGGAAATCGACCCCAAGCGCCACCAGCCCGGCTTCGTGCTGCACACCGCCGGCTGGCCGATGAAGAGCGACACCTACGGCGGCGCTTTCCTCTATCACATGGAAGACAACAAGATCTCCATGGGTTTCATCACGGGCCTGGACTACAGCAACCCCTACCTGAGCCCGTTCGAGGAAATGCAGCGCTGGAAGCTGCATCCCAACATCCGCTGGTACCTGGAAGGCGACGAAGCCAAGGGCATCAAGCCCGCCAAGCGCATCGGATACGGCGCGCGCGCCATCACGGCCGGCGGCCTGATGTCGCTGCCCAAGACGGTGTTCCCGGGCGGCGCGCTGGTCGGCTGCGAGGCCGGCTACCTCAACGTGAGCCGCATCAAGGGCAGCCACGCTGCCATCAAGACGGGCATGCTGGCCGCCGAGGCCGCGTACGACGCCGTGCAGGCCGGCCGCCAGCACGACGAGCTCACGGCCTACCCGGCCGCCTTCGAGAAGAGCTGGCTCTACACGGAGCTGAACAAGGCACGCAACTTCAAGGCCTGGTTCAAGAAGGGCCTCGGCATTGCCACCTTCATGAACGGCGTCGAGCAGTGGCTGCTCAAGGGCCACATTCCATGGACCCTGCGCCGCCACAAGCCCGACCACCTGTACCTCAAGCCCGCGGCGGAGTGCAAGCCCATCGCCTATCCGAAACCGGACGGCAAGCTCACCTTCGACCGCCTGTCGAGCGTGTTCATCAGCAACACCAACCACGAGGAACAGCAGCCGGCCCACCTGACGCTCAAGGATGCGTCGGTGCCGGTGAACATCAACCTGTCGAAGTTTGCCGGCCCTGAAAGCCGCTACTGCCCGGCCGGCGTCTACGAATTCGTGGGCACCGAAGACGGCAAGCAGCGCCTGCAGATCAATGCGCAGAACTGCGTGCATTGCAAGACCTGCGACATCAAGGACCCGACCCAGAACATCGTGTGGGTCACGCCTGAAGGGGGCGGCGGGCCGAATTACGTGGGGATGTAA
- a CDS encoding SDR family oxidoreductase has protein sequence MAYSIDLSGRVAFVTGASSGLGAQFAKTLARAGAAVVLASRRIEKLKELRARIEGEGGDAHVVELDVTDIGSIKAAVARAETEVGPIDVLVNNSGVSTTQRLQDVTPDDYDYIFDTNVKGSFFVAQEVGKRMLARADGSAPGTYIGGRIINIASVAALKVLPQIGTYCMSKAAVVQMTKAMALEWGRFGINVNALCPGYITTELNEDHWLSEGGAKLVNMLPRKRVGKPEDLDGLIVLLASGQSHFVNGAVIAADDGFAL, from the coding sequence ATGGCTTACAGCATCGACCTTTCGGGCCGCGTGGCCTTCGTCACCGGCGCTTCCAGCGGCCTGGGCGCGCAGTTTGCCAAGACGCTGGCGCGCGCCGGTGCGGCGGTGGTGCTGGCAAGCCGCCGGATCGAGAAACTCAAGGAGCTGCGTGCGCGCATCGAGGGCGAGGGCGGCGACGCCCATGTGGTCGAGCTCGACGTGACCGACATCGGCAGCATCAAGGCCGCCGTGGCGCGCGCCGAGACCGAGGTGGGCCCGATCGACGTCCTGGTCAACAACTCGGGCGTGAGCACCACCCAGCGCCTGCAGGACGTCACGCCCGACGACTACGACTACATCTTCGACACCAACGTGAAGGGTTCGTTCTTCGTCGCTCAGGAGGTGGGCAAACGCATGCTGGCGCGCGCCGACGGCTCGGCGCCGGGCACCTACATCGGCGGGCGCATCATCAACATCGCCTCGGTCGCCGCGCTCAAGGTGCTGCCGCAGATCGGCACCTACTGCATGAGCAAGGCTGCGGTGGTGCAGATGACCAAGGCCATGGCGCTCGAATGGGGCCGCTTCGGCATCAACGTGAACGCGCTGTGCCCCGGCTACATCACGACCGAGCTCAACGAGGACCACTGGCTTTCCGAAGGCGGCGCCAAGCTCGTGAACATGCTGCCGCGCAAGCGCGTGGGCAAGCCCGAAGATCTCGACGGCCTGATCGTGCTGCTGGCCAGCGGGCAGAGCCACTTCGTGAACGGCGCGGTGATTGCCGCGGACGACGGTTTCGCGCTCTGA
- a CDS encoding acyl-CoA thioesterase, with protein MRIEIPEKKKFVYEMSIPIRWGDMDAMGHLNNGTYFRYLETARIDWIHSLGIEPTPGGEGMVIVNAFCNFYRQIEYPGDVLLKMYVSDPGRTTFESWATMARAEAPDVICAAGGATTIWVDFPKQKALALPDWLRTLVSE; from the coding sequence ATGAGAATTGAAATCCCCGAGAAGAAGAAGTTCGTGTACGAGATGTCCATTCCCATCCGCTGGGGCGACATGGACGCCATGGGCCACCTCAACAACGGCACCTACTTTCGCTACCTGGAAACTGCGCGCATCGACTGGATACATTCGCTCGGCATCGAGCCCACGCCGGGCGGTGAAGGCATGGTGATCGTCAATGCCTTCTGCAATTTCTACCGCCAGATCGAATATCCCGGGGACGTGCTGCTCAAGATGTACGTGAGCGACCCGGGCCGCACCACCTTCGAAAGCTGGGCCACCATGGCGCGCGCCGAGGCGCCCGACGTGATCTGCGCCGCAGGCGGGGCGACCACCATCTGGGTCGATTTTCCGAAGCAGAAGGCGCTGGCCTTGCCCGACTGGCTGCGCACGCTGGTGAGCGAATAG